A window of Geotrypetes seraphini chromosome 16, aGeoSer1.1, whole genome shotgun sequence genomic DNA:
CACAACCGCCAGTCAAATATTGAccctaatatttttataaagaatgctaattgtttttctctttcttgatGTTTTCCTATTTTTATTGTTTGAATGCTTGTGTTTTTTTgtgaaatcaaataaataaaataaaaaaggaaggaaTGGAGAATTAAACAGggacataagaagaacataagaacataagaagttgcctccactgggttagaccagaggtccatcgcgcccagcggtctgctcccgcggcggcccatcaggtctatgacctgtgaagtggttcctgaccatttctataacctacctctgcttctatctgtacccctcagtcCCAACATAATACTTTTGAATTgctctatggtgtgacctcaGTTTGACCATTGTGTAAAGTTCTGGTCATAGGTGTCAGAACGGGGgaagccacaggggccatggcctcccctaGAATTCTCGGttgctttttgtgtgtgtgtgtgtgtgtgtgtggtcctTCCGCCCACCCTTCTCCCGGTGGTGTtgcttaaatcttcaggcagccaccgTGCATCCATCgtgcagggtgtcaggtcaaaaaagcgccgggacaaaggcgcgcgcagacaattgagcgcagcgtggaggcgtgcaccgaagaaaattactgtttttaggagcTCTgacggggaggcgtggggggggggaaacccccactttacttaatacagatcgcgccgcgttgtgggggcgttttgggggggtttggggggttgtaatcccccacattttactgaaatcttcactttttccctgtttttagggaaaaagttaagtttccagtaaaatgtggggggttacaacccctccaaaccccccacaacgccgccgcaatctgtattaagtaaagtggggggctccccaacaaaaccccccatcggagcccctaaaaacagtaattttcttcggcgtgcgcctccatcttgcgctgagttgtcggcgcgcgcctttgtcttccgcgattatgtctatgaaccattgTGCAGTGTCAGATAGCAGGCttgccctggaacccttcataTTACTTCCTGGTGCAGGCCTGCTCATGGATGCTGTGCGGTGGCTGTTGAAGATTTAACTAAAGCACCGGGAGGAGGTGGGTAGGGGACTCGGGAGCTGTTTAGAGATCTTGTGCCAGGGCAGAGCTCCTGGGCCCTCCAAAACAAAGCAGCTTTCTGCTGCCTATggttctggtcaccacatctcaaaaaagaacgAGAAAAGGTGGACAAAAAAAGCAATCAAAAGAAAGAGTAAAAAGAGGTAAAGGCTCTTTAGCTCAGTGAAGAGACAGCTGAAATATGAGAGAAGTCAATAAAATCATGAGAAAGCTAAACTCCAATCACTAATTTACTCTTCAAAaatgtacaaagactagggaacatccCATGGGGTTACTAAATAGATTTAAAAAGACATCAGAGAAAATTATTTTTAACCACACATAATTAAGTTCTGTAATGTTGCTGTGGTAACAGTAGTTAGCATAGCTGAGTTTTAGAAAGGATTGGCCAGAATCCAGGAAAGTCCATATGTTGATATTAATTGAATAGACTTGGAGAAAGCCATAGCCTGACCTTGAGCATAAGCAGGGctgaattaatttatttattaagataTTTTAATCACATATAGGTACATTCACGCTAGGCAGTGTACAACATGTTCAACTTCACCTTTGTGCTAACAGTAATACAAAATGCCAGCGTAATACAAAAAAAACACTCATGTGATAAACTTGCAGGTAGCCAATTAATTCCTTGTAACCGAAATAATATAtatccccctgttttacgaaATTGCGCTacaacggccctgaagccctttaaatctctaagggcttcggggccgttaccgcagcgcagccgctaatgcggcttcgttaAACAGGTCCATAGTGTCAGACATGTACACAATACAAAACTACAGTAGAACATACATGCAATAATAATGATATATATTCAACCGCTCTACTTTTTAACacttctggaaatggccagataacctcttatgtaatccgccttgaaccacaaggtaatggcggaataaaagtcactaatgtaatgtaatgtaagtcaaTACAAATGATACAACAAAATAGACAACGTGATATAATCCATTTATTCATCAAGATTTCATTAAGTACTTTTGATCTTGATTGTCCATAACCGCAAATAgaatactggatttgatggattTTTAATATAGTCTAATATTACAGTTGTTATGTAAGAAGAAAGAACAAACTGAACTGCAGAACGAAGAACAAAAACAGAAACTGCCGTGATGATGTACAGGACgtcaagtctttaataaacaatcataaaaaaatgaacataaaacagtttgtttccaTAAGGACTGATAAGACTGGACCCAACACGACAATTTTTCGTTTTGTATCGCTGTGTCCTGTTTTTTtatcagttgttatccatcaggttttctTGTTCTGATACTtgctaggacccctgaggaaggagagtttcttcgaaacacggaccgtgtcgggtccggtcttatcagtccttttggaaacaaactgttttatgctcattttttatgattgtttattaaaaacttgacgtcctgtacatcatcactgcacTGCAGAAAACAACAGGAGGAAATCCTGAACAATATGACATGGTtgctataaaaataaaataaggatATATCGATACATGAGTTGATGGGTTAAAGTCATGAATATATAGGACACAAATGAATGAATATGGAAGACCAAATTTGATGTATCTATAGAGCTTGAATGCATTGTAATCTCATTGAATGCAGCTTAAGAATTTAGAATGAGAATTCATTGTCAGATGCATTCATTTGAATCACATTTTTCTTTGCATTTTGACTCCTCAAACATGCTAAGGATGAAAATCATAAtctatggctccttttactaaacagctcTAGAGACATTTGTGTAGGATGGCAAGGTAAATACTCAGATggtcataaaattcctatgaacgCCGGAGCATTTGCCTCTCTGGCCcaggctaaaaacctctagtgccgtTTAGTTAAAACCAGCATTAATGATCTAACTCATGTCAGAATAGATTCTCTTTTTAGATCTTAGTGGACACGTTTGACAGAGAGCATACTACATACTTCATTTGCATGAAACATTTTCTCCTTTAAATTCAAGAACATGCTAATTTTTAAGCTGATCCAATTAAAGATATCCAACTTGTAAACGCCACTGTTTATCCCAAAACAAAATGGCTACTAGATCCTCACTCTAGTTAAGAAATGTGTTAATAAGGGAGAGCAGGTTAAGATGGCGACAGAGCAGGACACGTGTTTGTGAGCTCCTGTTTCAGCGGACTACTACGGTCTTTAAATTTGTTACCATTACCTGTTTTTGATGCTGAAAAGAAGGGGAATGCAGAAGATCACCTCTCTACCTCTGTCAGCTACGTCCACACTGTGCCAGACTCTAATGACTTCCTTTACAGTCCCTTCAGCATGGGGCGTATCTGCAGCAGAGCCACAGGAAAGGCTCAACCTTGTCAGTGAATTCTCACTGAGCTCTGTTGGACCTGACCCTCCCCCTGCACCTGGAAACACGGTAGCGACGAACCTCCGGCCCACTGGGATCGAAGGGATGGGTGGAGTCCTTGCAGCCTGCAGGTTTGGAGGCGGAAGCTTCAACGGTATCGATCTTTTTGAAGCCGAGTGCGGAAGGAGCACTGAGGGAGAGCGGTGGTGAGTCAGGAGGAGACTCGAGCCATGGCAGAGCTCCGCGGTTGGAACAAAATCATTCTCAGTTGACCCAACTCAAGCTGCTTCTCAAAGTGCTAGTGGTAACTTTGGGCTCCCTTTGGTCAGCAATAGAAAACTTGCATTTGGTATGTACCAGCGTTATTTCATTAACACTTGAGCTTCCGTTAAAAATTAACCAATTTGAGACTCAGATTCAACAACAAAATCAGAAAATAGGGGTGACTGAGAAAACTATCTCGGAGATCAAATCTTTGAACAAACAAGTTATAGACAAAGCTCTCTATCTGCAAAAAATTGAAAATCTTGAAACTCAAACTAGAAGTCTGAACTTAAGGTTTTTTAAATTTCCTAAACCCAAATTCATGACCCTGAGAGAGATTTTTacaaatgttttgatttctattTTGAAAATTTCAGATTTAAATATCCCGCTGATACAAAAGATTTATTTCCTAAAAAGGACTGTtcaggaaaaggaaaaagaacaagaacaGTTAGGAATATCGGCGGTACTGGAATCTTCTGAAATTGAATTGTTGGGTCGAGCTACTTTGATAGTATCCTTTGTCTTCCTTCATGATAAGGACATGattttgaaattatactttaatttGAAGCAAATTTCTTATTTGGGAGAAATAGTCTatatttttccagatgtttcaaGATGGACTCAAATTCGAAGGAAGAAATTCTTACAATATAGAACTAAAGTTATTTCCTTGGGAGCTTCTTTTCAGTTGAGGTTCCCTTGCAAATGTTTCATTACCTATCAGCagaacaaatatattttttttgaccCAAATCAGTTGCATTTCTTTTTAGAAGGAAAAGGTATTTCTGATGCTACTTAGGGGAGATCAGGGTTACTCATGTCTGATATTAAGCAGTCAATTAACCACTCTATTCTTCATTAATAATTATTTGTATTTGCTCTTTTTCCTGAAAGGGAATTCCTTTTCTTGTTCTCCTTAATTGTGGACTATATATTAAGTCGGCATTTTCCTTGTTTCAATTTACATTCCAATGGTAAAAATTGGCTGTATCtgtttctaattttcttttcaaagattaaTGCTTTGTGTGTAATTACTgtaattaaataaagaaaaagtaataaaaaataaatgtgttACTAAGCTCTAATGTCTCTGTCCACTTCAGATTAAACACTGAAGAAATGGCACTGCAAAATCAGACCCTCAAGACTGACTTTATTCTTCTGGGATTCTCGGACCTGTCTTTACATGTGCAGCAATTTCTCTTTGTGATGTTGCTTGTAGTCTACATCTTCGCTTTCTTGGGAAACTTGCTTGTCTTTACCATCCTTACTGTAGACCCCGTCCTCCACACACCCATGTACTTCTTCCTCCGAAATTTATCCTTCGTAGAAATGTCTCTTACAACTGTTATAGTGCCCAACACACTGGAAAAGCTCTTGGCTGAGGATAGAAGCATCTCATTCTTGGGATGTGCCTTCCAATTGTATTTCTTTGCTCTTTTTGCGAATGAGGAATGCATACTTCTATGTATCATGGCTTATGATCGTTATATTGCAATATGCAATCCTTTGCGCTACTCCATTATTATGAGCAATAGAAGGTGCGTTTATTTAGCTGTGGGGTCCTGGATTATGAGCATTCTCTTCCAGATTGGACAGGTCAGTTTTATATTCAGTTTACCTTTTTGCATTTCCAATGAAATCCATCATTTCTTCTGTGATTTTACACCTGTACTGAAGTTGTCATGCACTAACACTTATTTGAATGATATAATCCGGATGACAGCcgctttcctcttcctcttcctaccTTTCCTGATCATTCTCGCCTCTTATATTTACATATTCTCCACTGTGATGAAAATGAATTCCAAAACTGGGAGAAGTAAGGCTTTCTCAACATGTACCTCTCATGTTACTTCTGTTACTTTATTTTATGTGACTGCTATGCTCGTCTATTTTCAACCAAGTGTGGGCTATGTAGATGAGAGAGTTTTTGCTGTATGTTATTGCATAATTAACCCATTGTTAAACCCCCTGATTTACAGCCTGAGGAGCAAAGAGGTGAAAGGATCCCTGAAGagaaaaatatggaaaaaccTATTGTCTCTTTTCAAGCTAAGACACCTTATTTAGAAGACTTGCAATACTATTTAGTAGAGATCTGGATTCATTTTGAGATGATGGGGTCAATATTTAGTCTGAGACACTCAATAATTTTTAATGTGCAGAATGCCATGGACTGAATGAGATCCATATATTTAGTGCCAGACCTAATCTGGCTTCTGGCGCTGAATATGCAAGACTTTGCAGGCTGCCAGAAGTGATCTGGGTCCGGTCAATATTAGGGCCATGACCAGGATTATTAACTGAGCATAGCCAGGGCAAAAGTAATTCTTCAAATGGTATTGAAGGCTTGAAAAGTAATCCATTTAAGATTTATGACATTCTGACCTCAACATGTGTCGTAATAGGATAAGCCGCAAATTCCACAGCTGTAGAGCATATTGAGAAAATGCCAAGCTATGGGTTACCTGGGTTCTACCACATGCCAAGAGAAGCATGACATAAGTATTTTGAAATCCTTCATGAAGCAGTTGGCTAGACATGGCCTGAATTCTATATACTTTATGGTGACCAGATTTGTATACCCAAGATTGTGCACATGTTCAAGATATGCACACCAATTTATTGCTTAAAAAGCTTAATGACATCAATGATTGGGTGCTAATTGGCACTCAATAGTAGCATGTGCCTCTGGCTGTCCGCTGTACCATAAGGCAATGAACCTAACTCCCATAGTATGCATCTTTAAAGGGGGCGTGACCATGGAAGGAGCATGGTCATCTCAGAAGCATTTTGCACAGTTATAGAATACCGGGTCAGTACTCCTAACTTAGTCACCAGCATAAGACACATAAGAACTGGGATAGAACTGGGATAGATCGACGGTCCATTAATTCCATAGAGGAAAACACACTAATAACCTTAAAAAGCAATAATAATTATAAAATCTAAATATTTGCATGGCCTGACATATAACTTGAAATCTTAGGAGACTCTAGTGCACATATTCCTACCCCCTTGGCAAGTGAACAAAGAAATCGCCAATATTAAGATGCCAGCAGCGAGATGGGGGCTCTCTAGTCTTTTGAactgagtgtcacatgtttgattatcttCCAGTTGGAGAGAAGTCATATGTGTGTACTTGGTGCATAGAGCTCCTGGCTgctggatttttggacattttccagAAAATGTTCCAAATCATATTTAGACATAATATTgcaaatgcccctccacatgtctttATATAATACTAAACTATAAACTCCTATacgtttgccaaaaggtgcttaaaaagatacaaaaaagaaggcaaaagatgtcagtaaggactctatgagtgtgtctatcagctaatcactactaacagaccaaaccacacaaatac
This region includes:
- the LOC117349618 gene encoding olfactory receptor 10A4-like — protein: MALQNQTLKTDFILLGFSDLSLHVQQFLFVMLLVVYIFAFLGNLLVFTILTVDPVLHTPMYFFLRNLSFVEMSLTTVIVPNTLEKLLAEDRSISFLGCAFQLYFFALFANEECILLCIMAYDRYIAICNPLRYSIIMSNRRCVYLAVGSWIMSILFQIGQVSFIFSLPFCISNEIHHFFCDFTPVLKLSCTNTYLNDIIRMTAAFLFLFLPFLIILASYIYIFSTVMKMNSKTGRSKAFSTCTSHVTSVTLFYVTAMLVYFQPSVGYVDERVFAVCYCIINPLLNPLIYSLRSKEVKGSLKRKIWKNLLSLFKLRHLI